GGGCTCGAGCCGATCGAGTCGGGATACGGGGACGGCTCTTTCGTAGGGATCAAGGCGACGCGGTAGCTCAGCCCACTTCCTTCCACTCCCGGCCACACTCCGGACAGACCCGGACCGTGCCGATCTCGTCGGGGTCGTTCTCGGATTTGAGCGTCTCGTCGCACTCGGCGCACATGAGCCGTTCGTAGGTGTCCTTGACGATGTCACCCGACCGGAGCCCCTTCCTGACAGATTCCATACGAGGGGGTATGCGAGGGACTCTCAAAAAGCCCGTGGCAAGTCGAGTCGGTTCGCAACCCTTGAGACGCGGCCGTTCGAAGGCGTGGTGTGACACGACGCCGGCTGTTCGGCTCGCTGTGTACGCTCGTCTTCCTCGTCAACCTCGCCCGCGTGGTGTTCGCGCCGCTGGTCGAACCGCTCCAGGCGGCGTTTACCACGACCAACGCGACGATCGGGCTGACCGTGACGCTGGCGTGGCTCGGCAGTGCACTCCCGCGGATCCCGACCGGTTATCTGCTGACGCGCGTCCCGCGTCATTACGTCGTCGGCGCGACCGGACTGGTCCTGGCCGCCGCCTCGGCGTTCATCGCCGCGGCCGACACCGTCCCCGAGGTGATGGTCGGCGCGTTCCTGATGGGGATCGCCAGCGGCGCGTACTTCATCGCGGCCAACCCGCTGGTGAGCGAGCTGTTCCCCCGTCGAGTCGGCACGGCGCTGGGCGTCCACGGGATGGCGAGCCAGATCGGCGCGGCCGTGGCCTCGCTGCTCGTCTCGGTCGCGCTGTTCGTCGGCGACTGGCGGACGACCTTCCACGCCATCGGCCTCGCCGCGCTGCTCTCGACGGTCGGCTTCGCTCTCATGGCCCGGCGGACCCAACTCCCCGAAGCCGGTACCGACGACCGGGACCTGCTCGCGGCCGTCCGCCACCAGTGGCGGATCGTCCTCGCCGGCGTGGTCGTCATCAGCGCCAGCGGCTTCGTCTGGCAGGGCGTGTTCAACTTCCTCGACAGCTATCTGCGCACCCGCGGCTTTTCCGGCGGTGACGCTCGATTGCTGCTGACAGGCGTGTTCGCGGCCGGCGTCCCGGCGTTCGCAGTGACGGGGTGGCTGGCCGACCGCGTTCGGATCGTCCCCCTCCTGCTGTCGATCCTGGCCGGCTTCGCGCTCTGCGTGTTCGCGCTGACGCTGCCCTTTGGCACGGTCTGGGTGGTCGCGGTCGCGCTGGTGATGGGGTACGTGATCCACAGCCTGTTCCCGGCGATGGACACCTACCTGCTGGGCTCGCTGCCGGACCGTCACCGCGCCAGCGCCTACGCCGTCTACAGCGGGACGATGATGCTCCTGCAGGCGACGGGCAGCTGGGCCGTCGGGCTGCTGACCGACGCCGGGTTCTCGTTCCCCCTGATCTACCGATCCTTTGCCGTCGGGCTGGCCGTCATCCTGCTCGCGCTCGTCGTCACCTACCGGGCGGGCCGGTTACCGACCGGGGCGCGAGCGTGATGGATCTTCGTCCGACTCCGACCCATTCATAGTGATCGTTGTACGTCCCTTCCGGATTGACCGCACGCAGTCGTGCGGTCGCACCGGTAAATCGGTACAACGGTCACTATCATACTGCCGGTTGTAACAAACTGAAGGAATTCGCCACCCCTGGGTGGCGAATATCTTTACGAACGTACAGCCGGCAGTATCACTCTGTGGACGGCCAACGACGAGAACGCTCACTCGTCAAGAAAGACATCGAAATCGCGGGCGGGCGACCGAAAGCCACCCTCGTCAATCCATCGTTTGAGATATGCGTCTGCTGTCTCTGCAGCGATACGTCCGTCCTCGACGAACCGTACCAGGAGGCCAATTGATCCGGTCAGGTCTACACCGCGCTGCACAGCGGTTGTACGCGCATCACCGTCGTCAGTGACGACCATGCCATCTGTGACTTCAGCAACGGCGAGCGCCTGTGCTTCTCCGGGATCTAGCGATTCGAGAAGGTTCTTTTCGATCTCCTTTGCCGACCCAGAGGGATTGACAACGGGGATCTCCTCTCCAAGGACAGCCAACGCGTGCTCGACGTACCGGTGGGTTTCAGCTCCGTCGTCAAGCTCTTCCTGAACAGCGTCCACTGTTACGAGGCGAGGAAGGTCCACCAGTAACTCAACGCTGTCTACGTGCGCAAAGTTCGAAAGAACAGTCGTGTTGAGAACTGTCGCGTGTGTCGGTGGGTCTCTCATTCGAGGTTACGAGCGGCTTCAATTTCGTCTCTCGCGGCATCCATGTCTTCGGGACCGAACCGCAGTTCCACCCCTTCCTCTCGCAGTATGTCCCGCATCTCGAACCGGTTGACACCGGCAAGCCGAGCAGCCGTACCGAGGGTGATCTCACCGTCTTCGTACAGCGATACCGCAGCTGCGATCCGTGCGTTCTGGTTTGCTTCGAAATACTCACGGAGCACATGCCGAATCGCGTCGCTCTTGTTTTCGAAGATTCCCGCTCTGATAGCACCCTCCATGAGATCGGTGAGGTCGTCTGGGATGGTCGCAGTCGTTCGGGACATGCCTCTACCCCAATCTACGCGTTCATACATCATATGAATTATGCCGTGGCTCTTTCGGCCTGGTCGATTGTCATACTGCCGGCTGTAAGTTCGTAAAGATATTCGCCACCCCGGGTGGCGAATTCCTTCAGTTTGTTACAGCCGGCAGTATCAACTTGGAACACCTGCCGGCGCTGGTATCCACTGGGTTTCCCGCATCCAGACCGACGGCACGGGCGAGCGTTTATCCCAGTCGCAGCCGCAGTTGCCGGTGATGGAATACGTCCAGGAACGGGTCACGACGCTCCACGATTTCGACGGGGCCGACCCGGACGCGCCGACCGATCGAGCGACGGTCGTCGTCCCGATGACCGAGCGCGATCACGCGAGCCTCGCCGCCGAGCGGGTGTTCTCGACGCTCGAAACCGTCTCGCCCGGTCGCGTGCTCGTCGCGCTCCGTGCTGATCCGGGCCGCGTGGGCGAGGTTCGCACGTGGCTTGAGACGTTCGACCTCTCGCTTTCGATCCTGTGGTGTGATTCGCCGCCGCTGGCCGAGGCGCTCGCGTCCGCGGGGCTAGACGGCCGCCGCGGCAAGGGTCGGGACATCTGGCTGGCGCTGGGCGTCGCCGCCGCAGAGAGCGAGTTCGTGGTCGTCCACGACGCCGACGCGAAGAGTTACGCACCGACGCACGTCCCGCGACTGCTCTTCCCGCTGGCTCGCGGGTTCGCGTTCGCGAAGGGCTACTACGCCCGCGTCGAGAACGACCGCCTGTACGGTCGGCTCAACCGGCTGTTCTACGCGCCGCTCGTCCGCGCGCTCGAAGACGCTCACGACGCGCCGATCCTCTCGTATCTGGCGGCGTTCCGGTACCCGCTGGCCGGCGAGTTCGCGACGACTGCCGACCTCGCCCGTCGGCTCCGGGTGCCCCGCACCTGGGGGCTGGAGGTCGGGACGCTCGGCGGGGCCTTCGAGTACGCCGGTTTCGAGGACACTGCGCAGGTCGATCTCGGCCAGCACGAACACGACCACCGCTCGGTCGGCGGTCCCGACGGCCTCAGCGAGATGTGCCGGTCCGTCGGCCGGGCGCTGTGGTGGGTTCTCGAAGACGCCGGCGTCGAACCCGACTTCGAGACGCTGCCGGGGACGTATCGCGAGCACGCCGAGACGCTGATCGAACAGTACGCGGCCGACGCGGCGTTCAACGGGCTCGCCTACGACCGGGACGACGAGCGCGAGCAGATCCGGACCTACGCTGAGACGATCGCTCCGCCGGAGACGGACACGCGCCTTCCCGCCTGGA
This window of the Halapricum desulfuricans genome carries:
- a CDS encoding MFS transporter: MTRRRLFGSLCTLVFLVNLARVVFAPLVEPLQAAFTTTNATIGLTVTLAWLGSALPRIPTGYLLTRVPRHYVVGATGLVLAAASAFIAAADTVPEVMVGAFLMGIASGAYFIAANPLVSELFPRRVGTALGVHGMASQIGAAVASLLVSVALFVGDWRTTFHAIGLAALLSTVGFALMARRTQLPEAGTDDRDLLAAVRHQWRIVLAGVVVISASGFVWQGVFNFLDSYLRTRGFSGGDARLLLTGVFAAGVPAFAVTGWLADRVRIVPLLLSILAGFALCVFALTLPFGTVWVVAVALVMGYVIHSLFPAMDTYLLGSLPDRHRASAYAVYSGTMMLLQATGSWAVGLLTDAGFSFPLIYRSFAVGLAVILLALVVTYRAGRLPTGARA
- a CDS encoding twitching motility protein PilT — encoded protein: MRDPPTHATVLNTTVLSNFAHVDSVELLVDLPRLVTVDAVQEELDDGAETHRYVEHALAVLGEEIPVVNPSGSAKEIEKNLLESLDPGEAQALAVAEVTDGMVVTDDGDARTTAVQRGVDLTGSIGLLVRFVEDGRIAAETADAYLKRWIDEGGFRSPARDFDVFLDE
- a CDS encoding HVO_0758 family zinc finger protein, giving the protein MESVRKGLRSGDIVKDTYERLMCAECDETLKSENDPDEIGTVRVCPECGREWKEVG
- a CDS encoding UPF0175 family protein, whose amino-acid sequence is MSRTTATIPDDLTDLMEGAIRAGIFENKSDAIRHVLREYFEANQNARIAAAVSLYEDGEITLGTAARLAGVNRFEMRDILREEGVELRFGPEDMDAARDEIEAARNLE
- a CDS encoding glycosyltransferase family protein; the protein is MEYVQERVTTLHDFDGADPDAPTDRATVVVPMTERDHASLAAERVFSTLETVSPGRVLVALRADPGRVGEVRTWLETFDLSLSILWCDSPPLAEALASAGLDGRRGKGRDIWLALGVAAAESEFVVVHDADAKSYAPTHVPRLLFPLARGFAFAKGYYARVENDRLYGRLNRLFYAPLVRALEDAHDAPILSYLAAFRYPLAGEFATTADLARRLRVPRTWGLEVGTLGGAFEYAGFEDTAQVDLGQHEHDHRSVGGPDGLSEMCRSVGRALWWVLEDAGVEPDFETLPGTYREHAETLIEQYAADAAFNGLAYDRDDEREQIRTYAETIAPPETDTRLPAWTDAPIPPETVRERSREGLDAAE